A region from the Melioribacter roseus P3M-2 genome encodes:
- a CDS encoding DUF3078 domain-containing protein has product MAYRTVIIYLFSLGLILAQTPDSLKGKWIPGLTTGLGINQVAFNNWVKGGENSIAWTLYGDFKLKYGADKWNFKHQLKAVYGRAKIGEATYKTTENDLFMEDVLSYKAGWAVDPFFSNSLRTQVTKGYDYKLTGAPNVSDFFDPGYITQTFGFAYDKYSNITTRIGVAFQEVISNRFIQYTDDPETSEIETFKFETGFESVTDMNFKLDDNIALASKLRLFSRFESLDVWDVRWDNVITAKVNNWLSVNFTYLLLYEKAQSLKTQTKEALQIGITYSIL; this is encoded by the coding sequence CAGAACTGTCATTATTTACTTGTTTTCACTCGGTCTTATTTTAGCGCAAACTCCCGACTCGTTGAAAGGGAAGTGGATTCCCGGATTGACAACGGGACTCGGCATCAATCAGGTGGCTTTCAATAATTGGGTAAAGGGAGGCGAGAATTCGATCGCCTGGACATTGTACGGCGACTTTAAATTGAAATACGGCGCAGACAAATGGAATTTCAAACATCAATTAAAAGCCGTTTACGGAAGGGCGAAAATAGGCGAAGCCACTTATAAAACTACGGAAAACGATCTATTTATGGAAGACGTCCTTTCGTATAAAGCCGGCTGGGCTGTCGACCCGTTCTTTTCGAATTCTTTGAGAACGCAGGTTACCAAAGGATACGACTACAAATTAACCGGCGCTCCCAACGTGTCGGATTTTTTCGATCCCGGTTATATTACTCAAACCTTCGGCTTCGCTTACGACAAATATTCGAACATTACCACAAGAATCGGCGTCGCATTTCAGGAGGTAATATCGAACCGATTTATTCAATATACCGACGACCCTGAAACGAGCGAAATCGAAACGTTCAAGTTCGAAACGGGATTCGAATCCGTTACGGATATGAATTTTAAGCTCGACGACAATATCGCGCTTGCAAGCAAATTGAGATTGTTCTCGCGTTTCGAAAGCCTGGATGTGTGGGACGTAAGGTGGGACAACGTAATTACCGCTAAAGTGAATAACTGGCTGAGCGTAAACTTTACTTACTTGTTGCTCTATG